The Macaca fascicularis isolate 582-1 chromosome 11, T2T-MFA8v1.1 genomic sequence ACCTATGTTTTCACTCAGTTTTCCATTCTTAGAGCGCAGGgaaatttgtgtttatttatttcactAACATGTATGTTTTTAAGATGTTTGAGTCATTATAAATATTGCTTTTCACACTCAATTTTATGTAATCTTCACAGGTGCCTCCCATTTGGCAGAGGAGGACTTCTGAGGTATTGAAAGTGTAGATGGTTATCTTAGATTCTTTTATACTGAAAGGTGTAAAATTTGGATGCAGCCCAGATGACTCTAAAGCTCTTCACAAACGGCATAAAATGACTGATTACATTACTGCTGGAAATATCCTCTACCCATTCAAATTTCTCACGTAATACTAAAACTAAATAGACTGGAAAAACCTAAATAACCTATTTTGGTTGTACTTTGGTTGCTTCTACATGTAAAACTGTTCTATCAGGTGCACTGCCAAGAAAACTCCAATTTGTatcagcatttttttgtttgttttttcccgtCGGCAACTTCAGGGACCAAAAGTTGACCAGGCTTTGTTATAATCCACTCATTTTCTCAGATAGGTCTTGGCTATGATGAGCAAGCTGAACAGGAATTACTCAGAGGTGACAGAGTTTATTCTGCTGGGATTCAGAACATCGCCAGAAGTACAGATTCTATTATTCTTCCTGTTCTTGCTTATCTACGTGGTCATTGTGTTGAGAAATCACAGCATGTTAGTTGTCATTGAAATAGACTCCAGACTTCACACACCTATGTATTTCTTTCTCAGAAATTTGTCCTATTTGGATCTCTCCGCTACTCCACAGTCATTGCTCCCAAAACTGACTACTGTATTgtccaaggaaaagaaaatttctcaCAATGACTGTGCAACacagttctttctctttgctctctTTGTTGGGactgaagatttttttctgaCTGTGATGGCATATGATCGCTTCTCAGCTATTTGTTCACCTTTCCTCTATACTGTACGCATGTCTCAGCAAGCTTGTCTTTGTTTGGTGGTTGGCTCCTCTATCTGTGGATGCATCAACTCCATGATACAAACAGGTTTCACCTTCAGTCTGCATTTCTGTGGAGAAAACAGATTGGAGCACTCTTTCTGTGATGTCCCAGTCATGATCAAGATCTCTTGTATTGACACCCTTGTGAATGAGATAGTACTGTTTATTCTCTCTGCTctcatcatcaccaccacaacTGTCATTCTGGTTTCCTATACGCATATCCTTTCCACTGTCCTGAAGATTCCCTCAACTCATGGCAGATGTAAGACTTTCTCCACTTGCAGCTCTCACATCACTGTGGTGAGTTTATTCTATGGAACTGTATTCTTCATGTATGCCCAAACTGGGCCCATCTCCTCACCAAAAAGCAAGGTTATAGCTGTATTCTACACTCTTGTCATCCCTATGTTAAATCTCTGATTTACAGTCTAAGAAATAGGTGCAAAATGTTTTGAAAAGGATattgataagaaaaatatattttcattgacCTCTAGCGATCTATAAAACTACAGAAGCAACTAAAAGCAATACTATCAGTAATTTATTATAGAATAGTTTCAAAGAAAGACATCTGAAAGTATGGAgattaaagtttattttcatgttttgacCATCAACagatccttttaaaaatgaattaaaggccaggtgtggtggctcacgcctgtaatcccaacacttagggaggcagaagagagtggatcatgaggtcaggagatcgagaccatcctggtcaacatagtgaaaccccgtctctactaaaaatacaaaaaattagttgagcgtggtggcatgcgcctctagtcccagctactctggaggctgaggcaggagaatcacttgaacccaggaggcagaggttgcagtgagccaagatcgtgcccctgcactccaccctggtgacagaatgagactccgtctcaaaaaaaaaaaaaaacaaaagaggaaaagaactaaaaatcaaTATAGATTTTTCATATTTCAACGTAATTATTTTATAGTGTGCTGTCTAGGTATTCCATAGTTTGTTATTCTTGCTTCACTGGCTTAGTTGTACTCAAAACTGCAACTGAAAGACAGTATTCacaaattaatacataaatacacattAAGTTTATTAATAACATATCTATATAGGTATGAATATCTACATGTTAATCTATCTAttggagagggaaaaagagagacacTACTTAACGTTCTGCATATTTGTTTAATCTAGATCATAATCAAGTTGGCTCTGTCCAACTTTTGCAAATGAGAATTAGAACTGCTATGGTAATCTAAATTATATAATGTAAATTACTGGCTTTGCCAAAAAATTATACAAAGGAGCAAGGCTAAATCTTATACCAGTAATATTGCTAAAGCGTCCAACTATATTAATGATTTcatccagaagaaaaataaataaataaataaataaatgtgatataatTGCTGTAAAACTATCTTGTCATGGGAGTCAATAATAAATGTTCGATAAATAATCAGTATAATTTATGCTTATTGATCtattaagttttatttatgttcttGCATCacttttatagtttatatattgattttaaaatttttattttattctagatttgaacaattattaccatgtgtaaaatattttcttaaagattaacaataaaaatattaacatagtAAAGTCAAATAACCAAATCATAAATTTTAATTgacataataaaagaaaatattaatatccaaaatattattttctaataatgtaATCCTTTCTATGTCTGTGGTTatatgtactttttctttttaatcttgagaattttatttttgtccctTAATTAAATTTGCCAGTGGTTTGACTTTATACCATTAGAATTTTGAGTTCTatatcattattttcaaagtaattGATGGTGTAATACCTAATTATTATATaagtttgtgtctttgttttgttttgcttaaatatattcaaaattgcaacatatgtaataattatattaatacaaaCATTAAAGTTAATATATCTGCATATGTATCTGTACattcatgtaattattttatgtttctaagagtttttgttttattagccatcttttttctgcatttaaatGTTGAATGCTTAGTATCCGTGTACAATTTTTAATTCAATGAATTATGTTTAAAGGTTTTGAATAGTTttcaatacaatttattttaatttttattattgtatatgtaacattttgttaattttaatgttcattttcaCCTATGGATTATTTAGTTAAGGTTTCTTATTTCAGTATAGTTGTTTTATTTACACcatatctttttattgttgagtttccATTTTATTAAACTTAGAGAATTTAAACTCAAAAAACCTATTTGGTGAAATTTATAGTTAAAACGCTTGCTTGACAACATattatggtttgtaaatattcCATGAATTTAAGCAAAGGATGCCTGTCCTCTTACATATTATCAAATTGAAACTTACAATGTATTAGATGTAATAAAAGTTGATCACTCTGGATAAGTTGTTATACCAGATAGACATTAATGGTTGAAtattagaaatgcagagtcatattcattttattaattaaatagaagactttaaaaaattattgtctcAGAAGCTGTAGAAAGAGCATTTGACAAATTTTAACATTATCAAAAAACTTAGTAACCTTAGAACATAAGCTTCATTAACCTAACAAAGTAGGTGTATACAAACAgaataaacacatatttaaaatgggaaaataatagaatcattttctttaaaattaggaaaaagacAAGATGTCTATTTTTTTATGCAGTTCAACATTCTGTTGGAAATCTAGCCAgtgcaatacaataataataaaaattaaaagtataaggGATCAAATGTGAGATTAAGCTGTCATTTACATGATAATTTAAAGGAGAGTTTATACATTAAGTACACATGGATGCAAAGAAGGAACAATAGACAATGGGGCTACTAGAGGGTAAAGCGGGAGGAGGATTAGGATTAGAATTgtaaaactacctattgggtaccatgcttattacctgggcGACTAAATAACctgtacaccaaactcccatGATGTgtaatttacctgtataacaaacctgcacatctacTCCTGAAACGAAAATAAAAACtagtaaaaagataaagaagagtTTATAAAGATGTTTTGGTCAAcgtacaaaaatcaattgcatgtTTACACAATAGCACTAAACAAGTATGatgtttaatttaaaagattatacCATTTACATGTGTATCAGAGATTATCAACTTTTTAGGGATAATTTAGTAAAAGATCTATAAGACCTCTatgtggaaaattttaaaattctttatatcatgcatttttttttttttttttttgaaatggagtcttgctgtgttccccgtgctggagtacaatggcatgatattggctcattgcaacttccgcctcccaggttcatgcaattctcctgcctcagcctcccaagtagctggaattacaggtatgtgccaccacgcccggctaatttttgtatttttagtagaggtggggtttcactatgtgggccgggcttgtcttgaactcctgacctcaagtgatctgctggcctaggcctctcaaagtgttgagattacaggcatgagccaccacacccggtctatATGATGCAACACTTTTATTGTTGAAAAATTACAAAGTGCATCAACCATGCAAGAAAAGATAGGCACATGTAAATATAACAGAATTAAGTATTGTTTCCTCCAGAAGGATGTTTTGTGAAaagtaaaagtacaaaatacaAGCCAAAAGAATCGAACAAGATTATATACTAAATGCCTACAGATCTATAATGTTTAATCAACCATATGAAATGGGTAAAATTGATTAACACACATTTTATAGAAGAGCAAACAATAACATTTATTGggttgtttttaataaaagaaatagattataataaaattccattttataccCATTcaatttgaaacaaataaaaaagtctGACGATGCCAATGTTGGAGAGTACATGGTCTATAGCACTCATTCTTAACATGGGCACTATTGCCTCTAAGTGTGAAAAATTGCTTCTTGTATGTGGTAGAAAAATCTTACCCTCTTTATAATTTCTTAGAAatcatatcttttaaaaatttctacatataaatacaaaaattctacATACAATAGATGAACAGTTATACAGTGGTCTATGGtattaacattatataatgatgactaaaaaatgtacaaaatgggTATTTTTTTCATAACTTCTCATTGTCATTGGGGtgataatgaaaaaataagattGTATCTACAGGTGGTCTACAGACTATTTCATACtacatttgtaaataaattaaaataattagagaaCACATTTGTCATTATCTCCTGTAGTGGGACATATATGCcttatgacccagaaattcctcTCCTGAGCAGCTATCCAAGAGACTATCTTACACATATACTggagaagatatatatatataagaatgtCTATAAAAgcataatgaacaaaataaaaattccagaaataaatcaaatactTATCAATGGGATTGTTCATTGATTAAAAAATGGTGTattcacacaatagaatattatgaGACAAGTAAATTACAGATACACCCCAAGCAATTGAATCTAAGCAATAATACATTAACGAGAAAAAGTAAGTCCCAAAAGATCACTTACaaaatgcttcttttaaaaacactgaagtctatactttatttgaatttcattagTTTTTCCTTAAAGTTCTTGTTCTGTTCCAGGAACTCTTCCAGTATATCACATTGCATTTCATTGTCATGTGTCTTAGCCTCTATTGGACTGTGACAATTTCTCAGacatctttgtttttaatgaccttgacagttttgaggaataATGGTCAGGTATTACAGAATGCCACTCTGTTGGGGTTTATCTGATGGTTTCTCATGGTTAGACTGTGGTTATGGCTTTTTGGATAACTGCTGAGGTGAAATGTTATTATCAACACATCATATCAAGGATACACACTATCAAATATAACTTATCCTTAACGATGTTAACCTTGATTAGCAGCTGAGGTAGTGTTTATCAGGTTTCTCTTCCGTAGAATTgctttatttccatttctataCCATCCTCTTTACAAGCAAACTACTAAGTGTAGCTCACACTTAGAGGGTGGGTAATTAAGCTCTCCTTATTGAGGaggaaatacataaatatattgtatGAAATTCTGTATGTGATACAAATTAAGGTAAAcatatctaaaacaaaaataattagcaatgtatacatatgcaaaCTATGTTAAATTATAACAACTGAATGATTCACATGGGAATCAGAATATTATCTTGGTTGGGAGGATATAGGTGTATGGAAAGAGAGGGAACCACAGGGTTAGATATCAGTTATGGTTAATGTTCATATGTGATCCAAAGATGATAGTGTAACATGAAAcaagaataataattattttttctgcacATTAGGAAGCCAAATATATTAAAACTGTAATGTAGTATCCTTCTGTGTGTGCTTTATGATTTTCCCAGAATCTTatctaatatattattaatatttttgcttctacttttttgtttgaatttggTTTTCCTTTTAGCTTTTGTAACCATCTTTACTTTTGATatttgtttagttatttttcttcctacttgGCTCATTTTTGCTAATATTAGTTTCTTccagaggttttatttttttcttttggtttgtagATTTTTTTATAGATGTTTCTTCAGTTAGTACTTCATTAACATTTAAGAATAAAGCAATGCAATTccaattaatttgcatttccttaactTTGATattgaatatatgtgtatactgAAAATTACATATTCACTTTGATGACATGTATGTTCAAATTGTTTATGTCAAATTTCATTgtcttattaattttctatttgttgagatttaaaaattctaaatgatgTTTTTAATAAGGTAtgtgatttgcaagtattttatctgaatatat encodes the following:
- the LOC141407967 gene encoding olfactory receptor 9S13-like, yielding MMSKLNRNYSEVTEFILLGFRTSPEVQILLFFLFLLIYVVIVLRNHSMLVVIEIDSRLHTPMYFFLRNLSYLDLSATPQSLLPKLTTVLSKEKKISHNDCATQFFLFALFVGTEDFFLTVMAYDRFSAICSPFLYTVRMSQQACLCLVVGSSICGCINSMIQTGFTFSLHFCGENRLEHSFCDVPVMIKISCIDTLVNEIVLFILSALIITTTTVILVSYTHILSTVLKIPSTHGRCKTFSTCSSHITVVSLFYGTVFFMYAQTGPISSPKSKVIAVFYTLVIPMLNL